The following are from one region of the Fibrobacter sp. UWR2 genome:
- the pta gene encoding phosphate acetyltransferase: MNRVYLVASKNMDATLKELEEGISAAGLTWAEYELNVNGAAAVTQIKEGNTAVLMETIAADFLMHDFSAVDAVVIAGAQGMSDVVAQKFNDSLATALDAKIYSDSEDADLFCPKRLLKCPKCLAKDLAEAPAERRTSQAMFRAGLLLKASKVKKRIVLPEGSEPRTVQAAKLVIDRKIAVPVLIGKKDEIFKVAKEQGVDLPADIEIIEPSAELAEKYVPTLVELRKSKGMTEEQARAALADNVMLGTMMLKMGEVDGLVSGAIHSTADTLRPALQIIKCAPGVKSVSSVFFMCMPDKTYIYGDCAINLNPTAEELAGIAMQCDDTAKAFGLPSRVAMLSYSTMNSGKGPDADLVREATKIVKEARPEMLVDGPLQYDAATVPSVGSLKAPGSTVAGKATVFVFPSLSAGNIGYKAVQRSAHGTISIGPMLQGLAKPVNDLSRGALVEDIVYTIALTAVQAG; this comes from the coding sequence ATGAACCGAGTTTATTTGGTTGCCTCCAAGAACATGGACGCGACGCTCAAGGAACTTGAAGAAGGGATTTCTGCTGCCGGCCTTACCTGGGCGGAGTACGAACTTAACGTGAACGGTGCTGCCGCCGTCACGCAGATCAAGGAAGGCAATACCGCGGTGCTCATGGAAACGATTGCCGCCGACTTCCTGATGCACGACTTCTCTGCCGTCGACGCCGTCGTGATTGCCGGCGCCCAGGGCATGAGCGACGTGGTCGCCCAGAAGTTCAACGATTCCCTCGCTACTGCACTTGACGCAAAGATCTATTCCGATAGCGAAGATGCGGACCTGTTCTGCCCCAAGCGCCTGCTCAAGTGCCCGAAGTGCCTTGCGAAGGACCTGGCCGAAGCGCCTGCCGAACGCAGGACTAGCCAGGCCATGTTCCGTGCGGGACTCCTCCTGAAGGCCTCCAAGGTCAAAAAGCGCATTGTGCTCCCCGAAGGTTCCGAGCCGCGTACCGTGCAGGCCGCAAAGCTCGTAATCGACAGGAAGATTGCCGTGCCCGTGCTTATCGGCAAGAAGGATGAAATCTTCAAGGTCGCCAAGGAACAGGGCGTTGATCTCCCTGCCGATATCGAAATTATTGAACCCTCGGCCGAACTTGCCGAAAAGTACGTGCCGACCCTCGTGGAACTCCGCAAGTCGAAGGGCATGACCGAAGAACAGGCCCGTGCGGCACTTGCAGATAACGTAATGCTCGGCACTATGATGCTCAAGATGGGCGAAGTGGACGGCCTCGTTTCTGGCGCTATCCACTCCACTGCCGATACGCTGCGCCCGGCTCTGCAGATTATCAAGTGCGCTCCCGGCGTAAAGTCCGTGAGTTCCGTGTTCTTCATGTGCATGCCGGACAAGACTTACATCTACGGCGACTGCGCCATCAACCTGAACCCGACCGCCGAGGAACTCGCCGGTATCGCGATGCAGTGCGACGACACCGCTAAGGCCTTCGGCCTCCCGAGCCGTGTCGCGATGCTCAGCTACAGTACCATGAACAGCGGCAAGGGCCCGGATGCAGACCTCGTGCGCGAGGCCACCAAGATCGTGAAGGAAGCCCGCCCCGAGATGCTCGTGGATGGCCCGCTCCAGTACGATGCGGCGACCGTGCCGAGTGTCGGTTCCCTCAAGGCTCCTGGTAGCACCGTCGCCGGCAAGGCTACCGTGTTCGTGTTCCCGAGCCTCTCTGCCGGTAACATCGGCTACAAGGCTGTGCAGCGCAGCGCTCACGGCACGATTTCCATTGGCCCGATGCTCCAGGGCCTGGCCAAGCCGGTGAACGACCTCAGCCGCGGCGCCCTCGTGGAAGATATCGTCTACACGATCGCCCTCACCGCTGTTCAGGCAGGTTAA
- a CDS encoding lipopolysaccharide assembly protein LapB — MGIASKIVGVALVAACTVFANDDLRFADSCYAARAERAKGDKADAHNAKLMIDAYKKAISDASVEEAATEGYVKSLYFSFRFVPFEKSKRSKKLDSLKTITEAAYTKFPKNKEIAHIYASAVSMWGADKNPLQAVKNGVANKVRDVATQTEDWQVLGRAHQLLPYVPLILTWPDKNLADQYLTQALQQDPKDLYNYFFLAELRFDQKRYADALDLIERGLSRGIRTNFFMEDKRGRWQLKELKKKINAKLDKK; from the coding sequence ATGGGAATCGCATCTAAAATAGTCGGCGTGGCACTTGTTGCCGCATGCACGGTCTTCGCAAACGATGACCTGCGTTTTGCCGATTCGTGCTATGCCGCCCGCGCAGAACGCGCCAAGGGCGACAAGGCCGACGCACACAATGCGAAACTCATGATAGATGCCTACAAGAAGGCCATTTCCGACGCATCAGTCGAAGAAGCGGCTACCGAGGGCTACGTAAAGAGTCTGTATTTCTCGTTCAGGTTCGTGCCCTTCGAAAAGAGCAAGCGCTCCAAGAAGCTCGATTCCCTCAAGACCATTACCGAGGCGGCCTACACGAAGTTCCCCAAGAACAAGGAAATTGCGCACATATACGCATCGGCCGTATCGATGTGGGGTGCCGACAAGAACCCGCTACAGGCAGTGAAGAACGGCGTTGCGAACAAGGTACGCGATGTAGCGACCCAGACCGAGGACTGGCAAGTGCTCGGGCGTGCGCACCAGCTGCTGCCCTACGTGCCGCTGATCCTCACGTGGCCCGACAAGAACCTTGCGGACCAGTACCTGACGCAGGCCCTACAACAGGACCCGAAGGACCTATACAACTACTTCTTCCTGGCAGAACTTCGGTTCGACCAGAAGCGCTATGCCGACGCGCTCGACCTGATTGAACGCGGGCTCTCGCGCGGAATACGCACGAACTTCTTCATGGAAGACAAGCGCGGCCGCTGGCAGTTGAAGGAACTCAAGAAGAAAATCAACGCGAAACTCGATAAGAAATAA
- a CDS encoding ATP-dependent 6-phosphofructokinase, producing MTQEDILKNPEQYDLSIETVGKGTLKSPMKGMRFVSDDDRISLTTDVNRIHEFYKKGIAVPSLEAAGPRETIFHDPAWTRAGVVTCGGLCPGLNNVIKGLVQVLWFDYGVRNIFGIPYGYRGLNPSYGYSPITLNPDVVDSIQEDGGTILGSSRGMQDPSIMVDTLMRLNINVLFCIGGDGTLRGAHAIAEEVKKRKQPISVIGIPKTIDNDLNLIDRTFGFETAVLSATDVITSAHNEANGAFNGLGLVKLMGRDSGFIAAYAALATTVVNFCLIPEVPFTLEGLFKALESRYSSGKTHAVIAVAEGAGQELFNGQEERRDASGNILKNDIGEFLTRKIKEHFDKVGKEVNIKYFDPSYMVRSIPAKGTDAIFCFQLAESAVHAGMAGKTDMVVGSMNEQFSHVPIEYAVNERKKIDPNGTLWHAVLGATRQQDYFAGKGKGNK from the coding sequence ATGACGCAGGAAGATATCCTCAAGAACCCGGAACAGTACGACCTTTCCATCGAGACTGTCGGGAAAGGAACGCTCAAGTCCCCCATGAAAGGAATGCGGTTCGTATCCGATGACGACCGCATTAGCCTCACCACCGACGTAAACCGTATTCACGAATTCTACAAGAAGGGCATCGCCGTGCCTTCGCTCGAAGCTGCCGGCCCCCGCGAGACTATATTCCATGACCCCGCCTGGACCCGCGCGGGCGTCGTTACCTGCGGCGGACTCTGCCCCGGCCTCAACAACGTGATCAAGGGCCTCGTTCAGGTGCTGTGGTTCGACTACGGCGTACGCAATATCTTCGGTATCCCCTACGGCTACCGCGGCCTTAACCCCAGTTACGGCTACTCCCCCATCACGCTAAACCCCGATGTGGTCGACTCCATCCAGGAAGACGGCGGCACCATCCTCGGCAGTTCCCGCGGCATGCAGGACCCCTCCATCATGGTGGACACCCTGATGCGCCTCAACATCAACGTGCTGTTCTGCATCGGCGGTGACGGTACGCTGCGCGGCGCACACGCGATTGCCGAAGAAGTCAAGAAGCGCAAGCAGCCCATCTCGGTCATCGGCATCCCGAAAACCATCGACAACGACTTGAACCTCATCGACCGCACCTTCGGTTTCGAGACCGCGGTGCTCTCGGCAACCGACGTAATCACAAGCGCCCACAACGAGGCGAACGGCGCATTCAACGGGCTCGGCCTCGTGAAGCTCATGGGCCGCGATTCCGGATTTATCGCCGCCTACGCGGCACTTGCCACCACGGTGGTGAACTTCTGTCTTATCCCCGAAGTTCCCTTCACGCTCGAGGGCCTCTTCAAGGCGCTCGAAAGCCGTTACAGCAGCGGCAAGACGCATGCCGTTATCGCCGTCGCCGAGGGTGCAGGGCAGGAACTCTTCAACGGCCAGGAAGAACGCCGCGACGCCAGCGGAAACATCCTGAAGAACGATATCGGTGAATTCCTGACGCGCAAAATCAAGGAACACTTCGACAAGGTCGGCAAGGAAGTCAACATCAAGTACTTCGACCCGAGCTACATGGTGCGGAGCATTCCGGCGAAAGGCACCGACGCGATTTTCTGCTTCCAGCTGGCCGAAAGCGCCGTACACGCGGGCATGGCCGGCAAGACCGACATGGTCGTGGGCAGCATGAACGAGCAGTTCAGCCACGTGCCTATCGAGTACGCCGTGAACGAGCGCAAGAAGATAGACCCTAACGGAACGCTCTGGCACGCTGTTCTTGGCGCAACCCGCCAGCAGGACTATTTTGCAGGCAAGGGCAAGGGAAACAAATAA
- a CDS encoding cell wall metabolism sensor histidine kinase WalK has protein sequence MLKNRLKKRLVLIYTAIFAVIALPVAGLLYDSYLHMQDDAKAEWAMHATQVLKMANNKIKDDLAIENKRSFMEYRFIKVAKTISAGEQPTYSDLALNFPVTSCNSDSSKIDYCSQYAGLIGHFQIDPDGVFSTPYLPAGALGQVQLENKEIRESFQNQLKFIVRDMGIKNKGTATQDSSKNSNALDQLANELDLSKSKKKKRLRVERTSEQEQFAFNVESAKMDTSGLYRIFPYVGTMDIAIESFQAKQNRKYIVFYRNVLRGEENFVQGFVVDLREYLKSIVDIEISDYTAEDNHLGLAFMDSNETIIAFGIDARSAMKVFQEDLAEPLNNISMAIYVDNSVQKVGSDKGQIISNGELLFLIGGIMFLLLGGGLISIYRLTQSQLDLAQKRQDFISAVSHELKTPLTTIKMRAEILQSSYNKMDDAKRMRSFDQIASESDRLTRLIQNVLDLSKLDGNRWVANIRKDRPKAVLDDFVTMYTKNIEDHGFSLTVSCDTDIDKVQLMMDRDAVMQILTNLVDNSLKFSRNADYKMIIIELKTEGDHVYLAVRDYGPGIPTSEMKNVFQEFYRVENEMTRTTKGTGIGLSMVKKLCTLSNMRIEIENANPGLRTKIHFPPQTI, from the coding sequence ATGCTCAAAAACCGCCTAAAGAAACGGCTAGTTCTTATCTACACGGCTATCTTCGCCGTTATCGCGCTGCCCGTCGCCGGGCTGCTTTATGACTCGTACCTGCACATGCAGGACGACGCGAAAGCGGAATGGGCGATGCACGCGACACAAGTGCTGAAGATGGCCAACAACAAGATCAAGGATGACCTTGCCATCGAGAACAAGCGGTCGTTCATGGAATACCGCTTTATCAAGGTGGCCAAGACCATCTCGGCAGGCGAACAGCCTACCTATTCCGACCTTGCGCTGAACTTCCCCGTCACATCGTGCAATAGCGATTCCAGCAAGATAGACTACTGCAGCCAGTATGCAGGGCTTATCGGGCATTTCCAGATCGACCCCGACGGCGTGTTCAGCACGCCCTACCTGCCCGCAGGTGCGCTCGGCCAGGTACAGCTCGAGAACAAGGAAATCCGCGAGTCGTTCCAGAACCAGCTCAAGTTCATCGTGCGCGACATGGGCATCAAGAACAAGGGAACAGCCACGCAGGATTCCTCGAAGAATTCCAACGCACTTGACCAGCTGGCAAACGAGCTCGACCTCTCGAAGAGCAAGAAGAAAAAACGCCTGCGCGTGGAACGCACGTCGGAACAGGAACAGTTCGCGTTCAACGTGGAATCCGCGAAGATGGATACGTCGGGCCTATACCGAATATTCCCCTATGTAGGCACGATGGACATCGCTATCGAATCGTTCCAGGCAAAGCAGAACCGCAAATACATCGTATTTTACAGGAACGTGCTCAGGGGCGAAGAGAACTTTGTACAAGGTTTTGTCGTGGACCTCCGCGAATACCTCAAGAGCATCGTTGATATCGAGATAAGCGACTACACCGCCGAAGACAACCACCTGGGCCTCGCGTTCATGGACAGCAACGAGACGATCATCGCGTTCGGGATAGACGCCCGCAGCGCCATGAAGGTTTTCCAGGAAGACCTCGCCGAGCCCCTCAACAACATATCGATGGCCATCTACGTCGACAACTCGGTGCAGAAGGTCGGGAGCGACAAGGGGCAGATTATAAGCAACGGCGAACTGCTGTTCCTTATCGGCGGAATCATGTTCCTGCTGCTGGGTGGCGGTCTTATCTCCATATACAGGCTCACGCAGAGCCAGCTTGACCTGGCCCAGAAACGGCAAGACTTCATATCGGCAGTGAGTCACGAACTCAAGACCCCGCTCACCACCATCAAGATGCGCGCAGAGATACTGCAGAGCAGCTACAACAAGATGGACGATGCGAAACGCATGAGGAGTTTCGACCAGATTGCAAGCGAGAGCGACAGGCTTACACGACTTATCCAGAACGTACTCGACCTTTCGAAGCTTGACGGCAACCGCTGGGTGGCGAACATCCGCAAGGACCGCCCGAAGGCCGTACTCGACGACTTCGTGACCATGTACACGAAGAATATCGAGGACCATGGATTCTCGCTCACGGTATCGTGCGACACCGATATCGACAAGGTCCAGCTGATGATGGACCGCGACGCGGTGATGCAGATCCTCACGAACCTGGTGGACAACTCGCTCAAGTTCTCGAGGAACGCGGACTACAAGATGATTATCATCGAGCTCAAGACCGAGGGCGACCACGTGTACCTCGCCGTGCGCGACTACGGCCCAGGCATCCCCACATCCGAAATGAAGAACGTGTTCCAGGAATTCTACCGCGTCGAAAACGAGATGACCCGCACCACGAAGGGTACCGGCATCGGGCTTTCGATGGTGAAGAAGCTCTGCACACTCTCAAACATGCGTATCGAAATCGAGAACGCGAACCCCGGACTGCGCACGAAAATCCATTTCCCGCCGCAGACCATCTAA
- a CDS encoding response regulator transcription factor has protein sequence MSVNNTSSTSILIVEDEIAIAEGLIDLCELNGYHVKHVADGESGLSEALSNQYGLVLLDVMLPGMNGFEVCDKIREKDRSLPIIILSAKNTDEDIINGLKFGADDYIPKPFSVPMLLARIEAVLRRSRQSLENEGKLAAGNLRVNFREYSGTRGKEELAFTRKEIEILEYLWNNRDHAVPRSELLREVWGYENAESVDTRTVDIHITKLRKKIEDDPSHPKLLVTFRGEGYQMRSSPECSKTA, from the coding sequence ATGTCTGTTAACAATACCAGCAGTACAAGCATCCTCATTGTCGAAGACGAAATTGCAATTGCAGAAGGTCTCATAGACCTGTGTGAACTGAACGGCTACCATGTGAAGCACGTGGCCGATGGCGAAAGCGGACTTTCGGAAGCTCTTTCCAACCAGTATGGACTTGTCCTGCTCGACGTCATGCTCCCGGGCATGAATGGTTTCGAGGTCTGCGACAAGATCCGCGAAAAGGACAGAAGCCTCCCCATCATTATCCTTTCGGCAAAGAATACCGACGAAGACATCATCAACGGCCTCAAGTTCGGCGCGGATGACTACATCCCGAAGCCGTTCTCCGTGCCGATGCTGCTCGCCCGCATCGAGGCGGTGCTGCGCCGCAGCCGCCAGTCCCTCGAGAACGAAGGCAAGCTCGCCGCCGGCAACCTGCGCGTGAACTTCCGCGAATACTCGGGCACGCGCGGCAAGGAAGAACTCGCATTCACCCGCAAGGAAATCGAGATCCTCGAATACCTGTGGAACAACCGCGACCACGCCGTACCGCGTTCCGAACTGCTCCGCGAAGTCTGGGGCTACGAGAATGCCGAATCGGTCGACACCCGCACCGTGGACATCCACATTACCAAGTTGCGCAAGAAAATCGAAGACGATCCCTCGCACCCGAAACTGCTCGTCACGTTCCGAGGCGAAGGCTACCAGATGCGTTCTAGCCCCGAATGCTCAAAAACCGCCTAA
- a CDS encoding DUF6175 family protein yields MQKLMMLLALVGLVTSLSFAASSAETRRNSSDAFDELDSEFGGRPQKKNSPAATAPRQAPRSVAKNQQGNMPVEGAPTILVVPAQKTKGMSDLQAFQSNPNNRMATEAINGYLTQRQYEVKSLAGQESLNEVVQMQQDIAETEEDLSYLASLALGADIYIKFSASIEGGIVLIELSAYEAATARLLGSQTSQAAANGSSRGEIADAVYAAASRAMPGLEKKIKGYWEVDRKNGVQYKVIMKLQGDFDEQRVEDIQDDVNQLLKKAFKRVNVNVMTAKTIDMTVFADIAKFGDAQEVYSYIRRGMKGSVNVKKINITKKLILIEMK; encoded by the coding sequence ATGCAGAAGTTGATGATGCTCTTGGCACTTGTGGGCTTGGTGACAAGCCTGAGCTTCGCAGCATCTTCTGCCGAAACTCGCCGCAATTCCTCTGACGCCTTTGACGAGCTCGATTCCGAGTTCGGCGGTCGGCCCCAGAAAAAGAATTCTCCCGCGGCAACGGCACCTAGGCAGGCGCCCCGGAGCGTTGCCAAGAACCAGCAGGGGAACATGCCCGTCGAGGGTGCCCCCACGATTCTCGTTGTCCCCGCGCAGAAGACCAAGGGGATGAGCGACCTGCAGGCTTTCCAGAGCAATCCGAACAACAGGATGGCTACCGAGGCCATCAACGGCTACCTCACGCAGCGTCAGTACGAGGTCAAGTCCCTGGCCGGCCAGGAATCCCTTAACGAAGTCGTGCAGATGCAGCAGGATATCGCCGAGACCGAAGAGGATCTCTCCTACCTGGCGAGCCTTGCGCTCGGTGCCGACATCTACATCAAGTTTTCCGCCTCCATCGAAGGCGGTATCGTGCTTATCGAGCTGAGTGCCTACGAGGCGGCAACTGCACGCCTGCTCGGGAGCCAGACAAGCCAGGCGGCTGCAAACGGCAGTTCCAGGGGCGAGATCGCCGATGCCGTGTACGCCGCGGCAAGCCGTGCCATGCCCGGTCTCGAGAAGAAAATCAAGGGCTACTGGGAAGTGGACCGCAAGAACGGCGTCCAGTACAAGGTCATCATGAAGCTTCAGGGCGATTTCGACGAACAGCGCGTCGAGGATATCCAGGACGATGTGAACCAACTCCTGAAGAAGGCCTTCAAGCGCGTAAACGTGAACGTGATGACGGCGAAGACCATCGACATGACGGTCTTTGCGGATATCGCGAAGTTTGGCGACGCGCAAGAGGTGTACAGCTATATCCGTCGCGGCATGAAGGGTTCGGTCAACGTGAAGAAGATAAACATCACGAAGAAACTGATCCTTATCGAAATGAAGTGA
- a CDS encoding PEGA domain-containing protein, translating into MKKLYIFALLVAFLVSAAVADDDPPPRNKPATVTIITNPPNSEVYLGGELLGKSPIENMQVKSGRQTLIVIDQGYELVNQRVNVWPGNDKRNTFDYGTKIPKGHIEVTTKPGKCIIYVDGENSDKTDGAALTIHNLDAGDHLVRAECSNRKSAEMLVTVKGEETVKIELDATSGKKKK; encoded by the coding sequence ATGAAGAAACTTTATATTTTCGCCCTTTTGGTGGCATTCCTTGTCTCTGCCGCTGTCGCAGACGACGATCCACCTCCGCGCAACAAGCCCGCAACGGTCACCATTATTACCAATCCGCCTAACAGCGAAGTGTACCTCGGCGGCGAACTGCTCGGCAAGAGCCCCATCGAGAACATGCAGGTCAAGTCCGGTCGCCAGACCCTCATCGTCATCGACCAGGGTTACGAACTGGTGAACCAGCGCGTGAACGTTTGGCCGGGCAACGACAAGCGTAACACCTTCGACTACGGCACCAAGATCCCGAAGGGCCACATCGAAGTGACCACCAAGCCGGGCAAGTGCATCATCTACGTCGACGGTGAAAACTCCGACAAGACCGACGGTGCAGCGCTCACCATCCACAACCTGGATGCCGGCGACCACCTGGTGCGTGCCGAATGCTCCAACCGCAAGTCCGCCGAAATGCTCGTGACCGTGAAGGGCGAAGAAACCGTCAAGATCGAGCTCGACGCTACCTCCGGCAAGAAGAAAAAGTAA